A genomic region of Nerophis lumbriciformis linkage group LG28, RoL_Nlum_v2.1, whole genome shotgun sequence contains the following coding sequences:
- the tmem74b gene encoding transmembrane protein 74B produces MDSSPNTVELHELRSTSGGFRNASYQPDEEALQQQGATSCPPSTAGSCKELSPRSCDEDGLHNEGQDLTEFRRHDDGAGDSGFLVALVLLLSGIVLVVIAYTVPREAKVDPDSVSARQMEQLEMYYAQLGSHLDKCIIAGLGLLTLGGMFLSVLLMVSVCRGQMYHHRRAAFVRPKRTYGSINLRMKQLATGEDAEASATGEPGDVALPHGD; encoded by the exons ATGGACTCGTCCCCCAACACCGTAGAGCTCCACGAGCTGCGCAGCACCAGCGGCGGCTTCCGGAACGCTTCGTACCAGCCGGACGAGGAGGCGCTGCAGCAGCAGGGGGCGACCAGCTGTCCTCCCTCCACCGCAGGAAGCTGCAAG GAGCTCTCGCCTCGCTCGTGCGACGAGGATGGCCTCCACAACGAGGGTCAGGACCTGACCGAGTTCCGTCGCCATGACGACGGCGCCGGCGACTCGGGTTTTCTGGTGGCCCTGGTGCTGCTGCTGAGCGGCATCGTCCTGGTGGTGATCGCCTACACCGTGCCCAGGGAGGCCAAGGTGGACCCGGACTCGGTGTCAGCCCGGCAGATGGAGCAGCTGGAGATGTACTACGCCCAGCTGGGCTCCCACCTGGACAAGTGCATCATCGCCGGCTTGGGCCTGCTCACGCTGGGCGGGATGTTCCTCTCCGTGCTCCTCATGGTGTCCGTTTGCCGGGGACAAATGTACCACCACCGCCGTGCCGCATTTGTGCGGCCTAAAAGGACATATGGCTCCATCAACCTGAGGATGAAGCAGCTGGCGACAGGGGAGGATGCGGAGGCGTCTGCTACAGGGGAACCAGGAGATGTCGCCTTGCCACACGGTGATTGA